GTTGGCTGCACTTCCTTTCAcgtgatcttccagattttttatcaatttcatcgtgtgtatgtaattttctctttatttaaatattatttgtaatttctccattttataaataaattgttgtatttattggctttataaactgttgtttatttgtacattattggtttgatgaaaatgtattgtatttgttgaagtATTGGGCTTTAATggtattgtgaaaaaaaatgggccttgggccgtcaaagttgttgggattttaaatgtaattgggctTTGGGCCAGATTAGCGGATGGGACTATGCGTgtatttatgaaattgtgtttcggcatttattgagaacttgtaaaatgaattatttaaatgtgtattctaataaactgttgaaaagcataaattatcattttgttaaaattatgcGGTAACGTCACGAAGTCTGTTGCATAATGATACTGTTGCGTGAGTGCGTGtgtttcacgaccccaagccaagatggggcattatctcggtggagcttctctggtcactcggaagcgtaacagactgacgtgacatcccctgagttgtcgcagggcgacgacgggaacggacgagacggtaacgctctcgtaccgattccgtgacctttggctggcgaggttagaggatgcttggccatgtacgcgctgggcgcggaactgagcatcgctcgttacgaagtctcatgcacggacgttacccgtgatgtgacgaagagagccaggatgtgcggacggtccataggggagaccgtggtgcatgcgtaaattcttaataaatatgaatgggACAAAATGGGATTTTCGAGGTATAGTAatacaaatgatattttgggaaagaaatgtaatttgttatttgtcCGCATGGGAACACGTGTTGTATagatatgttttaaatctcttggatgttattttggttaattacttgctgagatgtcataatctcatagtggtgtttaccctacggttccgttttatggtgccgtagagtttgacgcagagcccgagtatgtacctgaaggaccgactctgccagaagcttaagtcgctgttttgttgttcagcgttttgggacttgtttccattatgttatttgctttctttacattatctgacggaagactgtaaaatgtttgtaaagttattttgctgttttatgaacaattctggtacttaataaagaaagaccctttaATTTTCACCGCTGCGAAAATTACTGtacattttatgtatgttgtacactttgagcactgagagttattggggtgcgtgatccgtgtggtcatcattccggtgtcacgaactccataaaaataacatgtggggtcgagggcgccacagcTATAAATCCGGATATCTGGATTGTAACCAGATTTAATCTGAATTTATATGTCCGGATTGTAACCtgatttaatttgaatttattaatactttaaaaaaaactcttttaaactttaaaaaaaattatagcattttttttgaaattatgatatcatgtttaaattacccagatttttttaaaaagtaattttaacacttttaaaagttttttttaaaaataaaataaataaatatgtaaaataaataatattgttgttacatcacaatgtaaaatattaatttacaaaataaattattgttgaTCATCAattttatccacttttttcttCTGGAAGCCGTTAACACCATGGCGGTAGAGGTAATGTTCATTGTTGGTACTCTTATGCTAAGAAAAGCAAATTTGGTGATTTTCTTgaattctttcttcttcttcttattcttctacttttttttctcttttttttttttttttttttttttttttgcgaatGAAAGATCTATTCCTTTAGGGTTTATTACCTTTTCTCTTATGGGTATTACTCTACACATTTGATTTTCATTGTCTGGATTGGATTAACTTGATCGGAAGCAAAAGctttgtttctcttgttttagaagcatgaatttaaaaaaaaaaaaagaatccgaTTACAAATACCCTAGTCACAAAACTAGATCCGTAACTTGATCCGTTTATGTTACCTGCCCAGGTTTAGTTCTGGCGGATAACTGCCCAGATGCAACCAGATTTTAGgtttcggaccggaccagaAAAAATTCAGCCCCTAGACCCCTactctctcctcctcctcttcttcttttattctcCCACAACACTCTTGTACCAttttcttctagttttttttttccttctatcttTCGTCTCTTTGGATGGTTGATaattccaccaaacttcaacatGCAACATGTGCCTTACTGCCATATTTACCAATAGTTGATCCATCATGATCCATAACCAATGCACCATTCCAAGCCGCACATGGGTTACACACGCCGTTGAAGTCATGCATGTAAACCATGTGCCACCTCATCTCCACTATAACAAAGTCCGCAAGCTACTCATCCCATGTTTTTTGATTGTCTTATCAATCTTTTAAATCCAATCACCAAATCCTTATTCCTCATAGCGAGTGCGCTCCACATACGAGTATAGTCGTGCAACCTCTTTTAAAGTTTTTGGAACCTCGATCCTTCCATTATGCATCCTTCCACTATGttgttactttaaaaaaaaaacaaaaaaacaaactagaAGTCCTCGTGCTCCCATaactaaagaggaaaaaaatgagttCTTCCACAATTTTCTTGCTACAATCTATAATAATGCATCCCTTGTTATGATACAAAACGACGATAAACAAGTGAAAGCAAACACAAGTAAATCAATTACAcgacataaaattaatatgattcGATAACGTATCTACGTACATAGAattgtagatgattttattatacTGAGAAATCACAAAATATACTTTTTGACGAAATCTCACTACTCAAAACACTCAAGGCGTACTGAATTGTTCATTAGAAACATATTTATAGTGTCACACGACAGAActcctaattttcacttttGTGCGTTATTCACTTGAGTAGAGTGTCGAGCATGTTTCAAGGGAGATCTTTGTCTGATGCTTGCTCGAGCTACTTATCGAGTGAGACTCGAGTGACCTCTCTGACTGAGCTTCGCTTAAGGCACCCGTTGCACAAATGTTGAATGAACTTTCTTTTGACGCTTTTTCTATTCGTAAACAATGCCAAATATTTTCCTTGATTAATTTGGCTCCATTTTctaatttgtcttttaatttattttctttttattgcacTCTCATGGTATAGTAAGGGAATTATTGTCGTGGCTCTCCATCCTCTATTctctcaattaatttaaatttacctatacaaaataataatcacTTAATGTATGTCACATGATAAGTGTTATCGaagataataaaatcaaatatgaaaagcaatatttttctttatttatatttatggcaGTGGCTAAATTGAGAGCAATCTTTAGTTATCAtgagtctcacattgcttaagtatGAAATATGTATTGTCTTGACTTCTTATATAAAGGTTATTAGAGTACACTATAACTTGCACACAAACATGaactagtaaatttaaaaattgttattaatttttaaattatagtcatatttacaaatttaaatttataatttggatctaaaaaaattacttttgatCACTTTCAGAcctaagaataattttttagctTGATGGGCAGAGGGTGGGGCGGATGAAGTGTTCGACCTTGTGTGGGGCTGCAAATCCCGCACCCATGCGGGTAACacccctaattttttttttttttaaaaagagttggtttaattgtttataaataataagaaaagaggATGAGAGTAAATGAAAGTGTATTAAGTGATataattcttaaaattatttgtttatcaATTAAGGGAATATACATTTGATAAACAGAACTATTAAAAACTAAATGATTCTCATATATTCAAATGATGTTTGAAAGTTTATACTTCAACTCAATTTGAACAATCAAGTTACTTTCAGCCCAATTCAAATTGAAGAGTAGCACGTGCCCTCATTTTTTCCCGTATTTTTCCCTCGTGGAGATCCACTCATtagaaaattctcaaaatttttgaaacacttttcaaatcttttaattatcaattatatttttacgtttctctcaaatttttttagGCAAATACAAGTTTGCCTTCTGGCCGCTAAtgcattttaatatttttaaaattttaaagaaagttgttattagtaaatttatgtatttttcttaaatgtttaaaaaatatttaaaaaaatgagattacACAAGGTGGCACGCCCAACCATAAGAGTTGGCCGGCTCAATAAAATGATCCATTTTTTAATCTCCTTactaattacaatttttctaaaacataaaaaaatcattttattctcaAGTCGATATGTAGAGCATATCATTCACACcacttaaatagtaagatttgatttgtaggattcatattttaaaatttatcttctgaGTACATGTTTGAGATTGCGGTGAGAAATACAACTTACAATCTTAAGGTTTATAAGTTATAagcttaaataataagtttaacaattaaaaaactatttactatttggtaattatatgtttaaagcattttaaaaaaatgttacatttatttgaaaaaaaattaaaaaaatatattttttaaggtaaaaatgacaattatttgattttttttaatattaagatcattttcttaaaagtttGAACGTGTAATTACATGAAAATTGCATCGGTATTTTTGCCTATtgacattctttttaaaatttgaactacattacaaattatttgaaaaaacaaatttgaGGAAATTCTTAAAcatactttttaacttatttggaTTTAAAAAGTACATTAATATGTACCAcccaaacaatttaattttttcattgaagagcttttaaaattatttaaacatttttttaagattcttAACACCATATCAAGgcaaattatattatgtaagtattttattagaatttttaaaataaatgaataaataggGGACTGAAAAGActcccttattttttttaaaaaaattctatttacaatcttTCACTTAGAAATTATATGTGTAGtctatttattaaataaataaaaatatcattttaaaaaaaatatttttataattttaaaaaaaaattacctaaacTTGCATTAGATATAccatttactcttttttaaatgtGCGCACAAATCATTATTACTCGACATTCTTATAAATTATCATTCTGAAGTTGTTTGTAAACGACAGCGTTTCATTTGGGGCCCCATGACTCTGAATAACCCGAACATTCATGAAAGCAacagaagctagctagctagctagtagcgAAGTGCCCCTCGCGCCGGAGAACATGGCCGCATCGTCGGAATCCGACATCTTGTCAAACCAGAATTCCCGGCTTCCAGACGACACCGTTTTCTACGCAATCTTCCCAGACTTCTCACTGAACTCCAATCCTACCCCTGATCTCTCCTCCTCCCTCCAATCCCTCCACCTCCAAGTCCTCCAAACTATCTCTTCCTTCACCACTGACTACCTATGGCAGCACGAGCCCttcgctctctcactctcttccCTCCCTAAACCATCCTGCTTCTGCTCCTCCCATCTCCCCCACCTCCACGGCAAGCTCCGCTTCGGCGACAACCTCGACGACGAGTGGTTCGCCGTGTTCCTCCTCTTCCATATTTCAACGAGCTTCCCCTCCCTCTCGATCCGAGTCTGGGACACCGACGGCGAGTTCTTGCTCATCGAGGCCGCATTCCACCTGCCCCGCTGGCTCAACCCCGAGAACAGCCTCAACCGCGTCTTTATTCGGCAGGGCCATCTCCATATCGTTCCCAAGGACCGGATTCCGAGCCCAACCCTGGAAGACTCCCTGAGATTCATCTTCAATCGCGGCGAAGAATCGAGGGCGTCGGAGACGATTCAGTCCTCGGTGAAGAATAGAATATCAGATTATCCGGAGAGAGCCACGAGGAACATGCATTCCGTTAGGGTTAGGGTTCCAGTGTCCGTGGCGCAGGTCTTGAAGCACGAGCCCTGCTTGATTTCCCTGGCGGTGGAGGGGTTCTACGATCGCGACATCGACGCCATGAAGCACGCGGCGAGAATGGAGAGATTCTTGCccaaaggaagagaggaagagcTGGTCTGCGTTTCGGTGAAGATGTCAAGGGCAATGTACGCTCAATTGGTGCAACAGACCTTTCAGGCACCCAAGTGTTACCCTATGCCTAATAGGACCGATGCAGCCGCGTATGCAGAGGCCGAATTGGGGCTGAAGATCGCCTGCGGGCTTGAGATGATATATCAGCTGAGAAAGCGGGAGGGTTTGGAGGGGAAGGGGAGCACATGGGAGGCGTATAGGGAGAGTTTGGAGAGCAGTGGTTACTTTCAAGGGTTACTTCCCGGGTCCAAGGAGTATCAGAGGTTGATTGACAATGCGGAGGAGTATTACCGAAACAGTTCTTTGTTTGCGAGGGCCAGGTGCgtgatttttctttgattttccgTAACCTGTTTCTgattattaaattctttaatggTGGCGGGGTAAGAATTTTGcttttagatttcaatagtTCGTTAATTTGAATATTCTACGCAACTTTCTAATTGTGCAAGTTGAAAGTCCCACAAGGATTTTTGAACGACgaatgtaatttcttttttttgctgGCTGCTGTTGTTTTTACCCTTTAGTGACATTTAGTAAGATTTAACTCTTGTTGCAGTGGAATGTTGAGTGCTCCAGTAAGACGAATCGATGAAATTCTTGCTTTACCCCACTCAGCTGATGATTTTAGCAGTCAGGAGGTTCCTCCTTCTGATGATGATACTTGGCTTTACAATGGAGAAGATGAGTTAAACTCTGCTCTTTTTGAGAGACAAAAGGAGATGGACCTCTATAATTCAAAACGtaaaaagaaacagaaaggaCAGGAAGATACTGATCCTTCTTCCAGTTCGAATCTAGATGAGGCCGCTCTTGGTGATATAGCAAAAACCATGCAGGCTTTTGTCCATAAGGTGTCAAGTTACAAGGGAGCTGAGGTTCCTGAAAACAGGTTCGGCGAAACTTTATAGTCATCTCATTCATTCATGATTTAGTCACCCATCTTAGTTTTCACAGATGCaaatgcatacatgcatacattctCAAAGGCCTCATGGCTAATTTGGGGGCTAGGAGTGGATGTGAAAGCTTCAGCCATGGCCACAGAGTTCAGACCctgttctttctttattttactCAATTTGGATTTCAGCTCATGATCTCGTCACTGAGAAGGTCACTTCAGCACAAATAAGTGGGTGGATCGGAATGTGTCACTGAATCCATTGGCAATATTGTTTGGGTTCGAAGGCCATACAACTCTTTGTTGGCTCAGCCTTGACGAGTTGAGTGGGCTGATCCGTTATGTTCCTTCCCAGGAGAATTAGGAAATTACCAGCATTTAGTATCATTATTTAGAGTTTGCACACTATACACAACATAATATCAATGCAAATAATGGATTCCCAAGTCTCATGTACAGTTAGCTATATATCAAGTATGGAGACCTCAATTTCACTGTCTGTAGGATAAGCAAATTTCTTAAATGTATTTTCTCCTCTTGTAGGAACCTAAAAGAAGTGGACCTTAATGTTGACCGTTTCATTAAAGACATCGAATCAGTAATGAAGCGCCAAGGTTTTGAAAATGCTGGCAGTGATGTTGATGTAGAAGGGTCGTCATCTGACTTTGATTTGGGTAAGTTATGCACAatctatattaaaataaatatgcgtgtgtatatatctatatcggtttcataaattgtttattttattaagttcatgaaaaatagggaaacctctctctctccatatggTTTCCCCATGTTATTCTCTACAATAGTTCTCTTTTGAAGAACACAAGTTCCACCATTAtggttacttataaaaaaaaattgttccaCCATTATGTTGTTTGGTTGCTTGGTCTCTTTAATAACCTTTGACGTCTAATTTTgaacttttacaaaaatcttagaaATGAGGCAATTTAATTGAAGCCTCAGCTTAGAATAAATGTATGAAAAATAGTTCaaacaacaacagaaaattcTCACTTTTACCAACTTTGTGCCATAAATTGATTGCCAATAGAACCTAGAGaagttaattaatatttgttgattATCTGGATGTGCTGGTTTGCTGTTAATCTATTAAGTGTTTTACTAGTCTATTTTACAATAACGATCGTTGTGGGAGCATGGAGTAGCTTATGGTTGGACAAGATGTGTGAAAGATGTAATTATCTTCATTCTAATATTAGATATGGTGTGCAGAGACTTCGTTATCTGGTACACACTGGTGATGAAATCTGTCTAGGTTGCATGAGTAAAGCTGCATTTGTTTCCTACTTCcatcttcattatatatatatatgcatgccaaTAACACTGGCTGTACCTTGTACCTTGTTTTTTAAACAGTATGTTTTCGCTTACCAGAAGTTACTGATGCCTCTAATTCAGTAGTATGTAGAAAGAAGCTAAATTTTAGCCTTAAAAACGTTTGAGCAAGCTgttaaattatgaaaacaacatacttgtatatataaaaaaaaattatgaaaactacATCTTTCATTTCTGTTTTTCTGCTGGTTCTTATGATTACCTTGATGATCTTCACAGATGACTCCGAGGATGAGAGTGATATTGCAGAACCTTCTGAGGATAATAAGGATGGGGAGGATACTTTCATGCATTCCTATTCTGATGTTATGAATGAAGAGTTGAAGACCACCACCCTTGAGAAAAGTTTTGTTCGTGCTAATGAGCAAGCACCAAAGAAAGCTGAGGTATATTTTCCCATCTTGCATGTGAAGAGGCTATGCTGAGTGTTTTTTTCTTCGTTGATAATAACAAAGAGTCTTCTACCATCTCAAACTGCTGCCATGCCCCTATTGGGGGCAAAAAGATGATATCCTTTTATGAAGTCCTTTAGATATTAGGAATGATGCCTCAATTTTTGTCATGGGTGATTGTTTCATCCTGATGTAGGAAAGGTTGATCATGTAATGACCCATGGGAAGCCCAAGGCACATCTGggtaggggtgggctccgactccgacggagttgAGTGGCCACCTCCGACCTCTGACTCTGACTGGAGTTGGAGGTCATCGTGTACTTGGACTTTGACTCCTCAGGAGGTCATCGTGTCCAGACAGCTGGTTGACTTTTAGCCAGTAGACATTCCTCAGGATTTGCACAGCCCTACATCTGggcaccatttttttttaaaggactgGCCAATGTTACTATTGGAGTCCTCGAATAactataaagagcaagaacttatCCCTCTCAAACAATGTGATCCCATTGACAACCTATACTACTGACTCAGTAAAGGGTATTACAAAACCTTCCCCCCACcacaccaccccccccccccccccccccaacccatATTCCCAACATCCTCGTTGGGCCATTTTATCATAGGTGACACGGCTCAAGTCCTGTACTTCTGATTaggattggctctgataccGTAATGACCtaaggaaggcccaagccacatcttgGCCATATTCCAAATGGACTAGTCAACGGTACAATGGGAGCCCCTTTGAATCATTATGAAGAGGAGAAACTTCTCACAGCCTTCCTTAGGTCGTTACATGTCATCTTCCCTAAGACCTAGATATGGTGGAAATAACTTAGATTCTTATACGTTACATCATTCTTTGTGAATGAACCATTACATGCTGCTACTTTCATTTTGTATGCAGGGAAAATCAAATGCGGCAGAAAATATGGATGAGGATTTCACTCCTGTGGATGTTGATGTGAATCTTGTAAAGAGTTTTCTTGACTCCTTTTCATCCCAACAAGGACTTCCTGGTCCTGCTTCCAATTTGCTTGGGCTCATGGGTGTGAATCTGCCACGCGATAATGACAA
This genomic interval from Juglans microcarpa x Juglans regia isolate MS1-56 chromosome 4D, Jm3101_v1.0, whole genome shotgun sequence contains the following:
- the LOC121259760 gene encoding protein ecdysoneless homolog yields the protein MAASSESDILSNQNSRLPDDTVFYAIFPDFSLNSNPTPDLSSSLQSLHLQVLQTISSFTTDYLWQHEPFALSLSSLPKPSCFCSSHLPHLHGKLRFGDNLDDEWFAVFLLFHISTSFPSLSIRVWDTDGEFLLIEAAFHLPRWLNPENSLNRVFIRQGHLHIVPKDRIPSPTLEDSLRFIFNRGEESRASETIQSSVKNRISDYPERATRNMHSVRVRVPVSVAQVLKHEPCLISLAVEGFYDRDIDAMKHAARMERFLPKGREEELVCVSVKMSRAMYAQLVQQTFQAPKCYPMPNRTDAAAYAEAELGLKIACGLEMIYQLRKREGLEGKGSTWEAYRESLESSGYFQGLLPGSKEYQRLIDNAEEYYRNSSLFARASGMLSAPVRRIDEILALPHSADDFSSQEVPPSDDDTWLYNGEDELNSALFERQKEMDLYNSKRKKKQKGQEDTDPSSSSNLDEAALGDIAKTMQAFVHKVSSYKGAEVPENRNLKEVDLNVDRFIKDIESVMKRQGFENAGSDVDVEGSSSDFDLDDSEDESDIAEPSEDNKDGEDTFMHSYSDVMNEELKTTTLEKSFVRANEQAPKKAEGKSNAAENMDEDFTPVDVDVNLVKSFLDSFSSQQGLPGPASNLLGLMGVNLPRDNDKKGE